The following proteins come from a genomic window of Pyxidicoccus sp. MSG2:
- the queC gene encoding 7-cyano-7-deazaguanine synthase QueC has translation MARRAVVLISGGLDSTTCLAMAKAKGFEPVCLAVAYGQRHAVELEQARKVASAMGVKDFRVVSIDLRQVGGSALTADIEVPKDRPADEMSHGIPVTYVPARNALFLSLALGLAEVVGSTDIYIGVNAVDYSGYPDCRPEFIRSFETMANLATKAGVEGARFTVHAPLSGMTKADIIREGVKLGVDYGLTHSCYDPDPQGRACGRCDSCVLRRKGFEEAGVPDPTRYVEGA, from the coding sequence ATGGCGCGGCGCGCGGTGGTGTTGATTTCGGGCGGGCTGGACTCGACGACGTGTCTGGCCATGGCGAAGGCGAAGGGCTTCGAGCCGGTGTGCCTCGCGGTGGCCTACGGCCAGCGGCACGCGGTGGAACTGGAGCAGGCACGCAAGGTGGCCTCGGCCATGGGCGTGAAGGACTTCCGCGTCGTGAGCATCGACCTGCGGCAGGTCGGCGGCTCGGCGCTCACCGCGGACATCGAGGTGCCCAAGGACCGGCCCGCGGACGAGATGAGCCACGGCATTCCGGTGACGTACGTGCCGGCGCGCAATGCGCTGTTCCTCTCGCTGGCGCTGGGTCTGGCGGAGGTGGTGGGCTCCACGGACATCTACATCGGCGTCAACGCGGTGGACTACAGCGGCTATCCGGACTGCCGGCCGGAGTTCATCCGCTCGTTCGAGACGATGGCGAACCTGGCCACCAAGGCCGGCGTGGAGGGCGCGCGCTTCACGGTGCACGCGCCGCTGTCCGGCATGACGAAGGCGGACATCATCCGCGAGGGCGTGAAGCTGGGCGTGGACTACGGGCTGACGCACTCCTGCTACGACCCGGACCCTCAGGGCCGCGCGTGCGGACGCTGTGACAGTTGCGTGCTGCGCAGGAAGGGCTTCGAGGAAGCCGGCGTACCGGACCCGACGCGCTACGTGGAGGGCGCATGA
- a CDS encoding M15 family metallopeptidase, translating to MTTRTWMVAAVGLGLTVSGLGLAQDAGTPKPVAKAKASKDAGKLVTATTVVTDLVEDLRYATADNFLKKKVYPDTARCLLLPESAERLKKAADVLRPKGYRLKVYDCYRPRAVQYEMWKIMPVPGYVADPVKGSNHNRGGAVDLTLVTVDGKDVEMPTPFDSFTPAAHHGYAGGTEASRQHREILREAMEGAGFTPNRMEWWHYDLPDAKTRPVLDVPFDAPKAP from the coding sequence ATGACGACGCGGACCTGGATGGTGGCGGCGGTGGGGCTGGGGCTCACGGTGAGTGGCCTGGGGCTCGCGCAGGATGCTGGCACGCCGAAGCCCGTTGCCAAGGCGAAGGCGTCGAAGGACGCGGGCAAGCTGGTGACGGCCACCACGGTGGTGACGGACCTGGTGGAGGACCTGCGCTACGCGACGGCGGACAACTTCCTGAAGAAGAAGGTGTACCCGGACACGGCACGGTGCCTGCTGTTGCCCGAGTCGGCGGAGCGGCTGAAGAAGGCGGCGGACGTGCTGCGGCCGAAGGGGTACCGGCTGAAGGTGTACGACTGCTACCGGCCGCGTGCGGTGCAGTACGAGATGTGGAAGATCATGCCGGTGCCCGGCTACGTGGCGGACCCGGTGAAGGGCTCCAACCACAACCGGGGTGGAGCGGTGGACCTGACGCTCGTGACGGTGGACGGGAAGGACGTGGAGATGCCCACGCCCTTCGACTCCTTCACCCCCGCCGCGCACCACGGCTACGCGGGCGGCACCGAGGCGTCGCGCCAGCATCGCGAAATCCTGCGCGAGGCGATGGAGGGCGCGGGCTTCACGCCCAACCGCATGGAGTGGTGGCACTACGACTTGCCGGACGCGAAGACGCGGCCCGTGCTGGACGTGCCGTTCGACGCGCCCAAGGCTCCATGA